The following nucleotide sequence is from Desulfovibrio desulfuricans.
CTGTGCGGTCATGCCACGCAAGATCGGCGCAACGATGAACCCCGTCACAAAGTCCAGCACCAGAGGGTCAAGGCCAATTTTTTCTGCCAGAGCCGCCAGGGCATCCCTGTCGCCTGAGGCAGCAGCGCAAACCAGCTCTTCCGCTCGCTGGTCTTCAGCTCCGTCAGATTTCAGAAAAAAATCCGTAAGCCTGGCCTTGTGGGGAACCACAGCGTCCATGCGGCACAACATGGGCAGCAGCTTTTCTGCGCTAATGCGCACTGCTGGGGCCACGCCTGAAAAGGAAGCCCCGGCAAGCATCGAAACACCCTGCTCCATCCGCTGCGGCTGGGCCTGCGGCAGTGACACGCCCTCTTTTTTCAGACTTTCGGCCACAGCACCGCCAAGCTCTTCCTGGGCGGTGAGCAGCGGTTCAAACGACCGAAGCACAGGGGCCAGCACCGGACGCCAGGTGATAACTTCTTCAAGGGTTTGGGCAACGGTTTGCCTTTTATCAGCCATTGATACTCCGTATGCCGGGGGTACCCCCGGCTGCTTTCCCAAACTATGCAACACTGAGG
It contains:
- a CDS encoding formate dehydrogenase accessory protein FdhE, producing MADKRQTVAQTLEEVITWRPVLAPVLRSFEPLLTAQEELGGAVAESLKKEGVSLPQAQPQRMEQGVSMLAGASFSGVAPAVRISAEKLLPMLCRMDAVVPHKARLTDFFLKSDGAEDQRAEELVCAAASGDRDALAALAEKIGLDPLVLDFVTGFIVAPILRGMTAQAVAAEGDTPWEAGDVWRQGYCPVCGALPTIGWMDKPSIDEKNAFLAGGGGKKHLHCGVCGADWKFRRGACPACGEEGSGVMELLRESGTAHGERLDWCTKCKSYCPAVDLREREFVPNLDALALGMMHLDMVAARKKLKPVRPSFWNMF